One region of Camelina sativa cultivar DH55 chromosome 6, Cs, whole genome shotgun sequence genomic DNA includes:
- the LOC104790777 gene encoding serine/threonine-protein kinase GRIK1-like translates to MFRDSFSFVAQAMGCFGCFGCSERSRQSPNPYDDDDDDDDDDDDDDDDRGSGDETSNAGGGDEEEEAEEVEELSRSKRSEEILICKLQNGLICRQFPVKETNKLVRGEDEDGKKTINEFVRERKIGSGSYGKVVLYRSTVDDKYYAIKAFHKSHLLRLRVAPSETAMGHVLREVMIMKILEHPNIVNLIEVIDDPEFDEFYMVLEYVDGKWAYDDSGALGENTARKYLRDVVAGLMYLHAHNVIHGDIKPDNLFVTSTGRVKIGDFSVSQVFKDDDDQLRRSPGTPVFTAPECCLGITYSGKSADTWAVGVTLYRMILGLYPFLGDTLQDTYDKIVHNPLIIPDELNPQLRDLIEGLLSKDPNQRMTLKAVAEHPWVTGEDGAISEYFCWCKRKAGEEETT, encoded by the exons ATGTTTCGTGATAGTTTTTCATTTGTTGCCCAAGCGATGggttgttttggttgttttggttGCTCTGAGAGATCAAGACAATCACCAAATCCgtacgatgatgatgatgatgatgatgatgatgatgatgatgatgatgatgatagaggAAGTGGTGATGAAACCAGCAATGCgggaggaggagatgaagaagaagaagcagaggaagtggAGGAGCTGAGCCGTTCCAAAAGATCTGAAGAGATCTTGATATGTAAATTACAAAATGGATTAATCTGCAGGCAGTTTCCAGTTAAGGAAACTAACAAACTTGTACGCGGAGAG GATGAAGATGGAAAGAAGACAATAAATGAGTTTGTTCGTGAGCGTAAAATTGGATCTGGTAGTTATGGGAAAGTG GTTCTATATCGAAGCACTGTCGATGACAAGTATTATGCTATTAAG GCTTTTCACAAGTCACATTTATTAAGGTTACGGGTTGCACCTTCAGAAACTGCTATGGGGCATGTTCTTCGTGAG GTTATGATTATGAAAATCCTGGAGCATCCTAATATCGTTAATCTCATTGAGGTGATTGATGACCCTGAGTTTGATGAGTTTTACATGG TTCTCGAATATGTTGATGGAAAATGGGCTTATGATGATTCTGGTGCTCTCGGAGAAAATACTGCTAGAAAGTACTTGCGGGATGTAGTTGCTGGCCTCATGTATCTTCATGCTCAT AATGTAATTCATGGGGACATTAAACCAGACAATTTGTTTGTTACTAGTACCGGGAGAGTGAAAATAGGAGATTTTAGTGTCAGCCAAGTATTCAAG gatgatgatgatcaactCCGTAGATCTCCCGGGACTCCTGTCTTTACTGCCCCAGAATGTTGTTTAGGTATAACATACAGTGGCAAATCTGCAGACACATGGGCAGTGGGAGTTACTTTGTATCGTATGATATTAGGACTATACCCGTTTCTTGGTGATACACTTCAGGATACTTATGACAAG ATTGTTCACAACCCGTTAATTATCCCGGATGAACTGAATCCTCAACTGAGGGACTTGATTGAAGGTCTCCTTTCCAAAG ATCCAAACCAGAGGATGACGTTGAAAGCTGTTGCGGAGCATCCATGGGTTACTGGAGAAGACGGGGCTATTTCGGAATACTTTTGTTGGTGCAAACGCAAAGCTGGAGAAGAGGAAACAACCTAA